The sequence GAGCTGGAAAACTACTTCCGATTAATCGCTATGCTACGTGCGATGAAATTCAAGAAATGTTATGAAAAAGCCAATTGGCAAGGTGAGCCATCTTTTACGAAGTATCGATTTACCGAAAACGAAACCTTAGCCGATACCGTTACGGGATTAGTGAATCTCCGCAAGCATCAGACAGAGGTACATCGGAATCAACAGCACTTTGAAATATTTGTTTGTCCAGTCGTGTGCGGGGGAGTCGATATGAATTTTCCGATAACTGATTCGCAATTTTCAGAAAACCGAAAAGAGGACCTTGTTGCTTTAAAACAATTGATTTTGACTGCCCGTCGAGCTGATAGTACCGGAGTTTGGTCGGTTCCAGTTCCCGATTCGCTGTTACGTCGTGTACTCCCTTGATAAACATTAGAGTAGGATCGATCCTCATTTCAAATGTGAGTTGCATTGCGAACTGAGTAGCACACTCGCAAGTGACGGCTGAAAATTCAACTTCTACGACTTATCTTACTTCCCATGACCGATGATACAACATCGAACACTCGAAAAGTGCTACACAATCCATCCTTCTTACGCCTCTGGTTGGGAAGGATTGGTATTTCGTTTGCCTACCAGATGGAAGGCGTCGCGGTTGGTTGGCAAATGTATGCGCTCACTGACAGCACGTTCTATCTCGGTTTAGTCGGTTTAGCACAATTCTTACCGATGGTTGCCTTGACGCTTGTTGTCGGACAGGTCGTAGATCGCTTCGACCGCCGGAGAATACTACAAGTCTGTACTCTCATCGAAGCGGGGTGTGTCGGAGCATTAGCTCTGGGCAGCTATCAAGGGTGGTTGACAGCCCATTGGTTGTTGCTTATAGTTGCTCTGATTGGAGCATCCCATGCTTTTGAAGGGCCATCGCTTCAATCGCTTCTGCCCAGTATAATTCCACGGGAGCTATTCCCAACTGCGGCAGCAATTTCTACTTCCGCAATGCAGACATCAAGCATTATCGGGCCCGCAATCGGCGGTTTCCTTTACACAATAAATGCATCTGTGGTTTACACAGTTTCAGCGGGTTGTTTTTTGTTTGCCAGTATCATGGTGCTGAGGATTCGCTATGATCGATCTTCCACAATAAAAGAGCCGGTGAATAGAAAGTCGATCTTCGCCGGACTACATTTCATTTGGAGTAAACCACTCGTACTCGGAGCCATCTCACTCGATTTATTTGCTGTATTACTGGGAGGTGCTACAGCTTTACTACCTGTGTTTGCGAAGGATATTTTGCATACCGGGCCAATGGGATTAGGATTACTCCGCTCCGCGCCTGCGATAGGCGCACTTATTACATCAATCTACTTAGCGCGACATCCAATACAACATCACGTTGGGAAAGTTATGTTCAATGCGGTGTTTGTGTTTGGGTTGGCGACAATTCTGTTCGGCGTATCTACCTCGTTTTATCTCTCACTATTTGCATTACTGGTATTAGGGGGATCGGATATAATCAGCGTTGTTATCCGACATACACTGGTACAACTGGGAACACCCGATGAAATGAGAGGACGTGTTAGTGCGGTTAATTCGCTCTTTATCGGAACCTCCAATCAGCTTGGTGAATTTGAGTCAGGTCTTACTGCATCTTTGTTTGGGGTAGTACCAGCAGTAGTGTTAGGAGGGCTCGGTACAATCGCAGTCGTGTTTGTATGGATGAAACTATTTCCCACGTTGAAAAACGCTGATACGATTACATAGGATGACCTGCAACGTGTGTTGTTGAAAATAGAGCAAGGTTGTGCATAAACAGTGTTCATAAACCAATTACTCACAAAATACACGGTACAGCAGGGGCAAAAGCATCGAAAATAGGTTTGAACAAGAATTCTACTTATACTGATACAATCGTCGAGCTCTCTCGTCAATTCATGAGGCTTTCAGTTTCATGTGCAAGTCATGGTAATCATGACTTCTTAGTTGCTCTTCACTGAGCAATTCGCAGGCCTCTGTCCCGGGACGATTGGTTTTTCACATTCATCTTCGGCTTCGCGACTATATAAGGTGACAAAAGAAAACAGTGGGAACCACCACGATGTCCCGAAAGGATTACAAATGGTAAATATCTACGTAGGAAATCTCGGTTACGATGTAACTGAGAGCGATCTCAGATCGATGTTTGAAGCACACGGAAAAGTTGATCGCGCCAGTTTAGTTATGGATCGCATGACAAATCGCAGCAAGGGCTTTGGATTTATCGAAATGCCCAATGACAAGGAAGGCCGCGCAGCCATCAACTCGTTAAACGACACCGAGTCGCAAGGCCGGAAAATGGTCGTCAACGAAGCAAAACCGAAAGAAGATCGTCCCGCCCGTCGCGACCGATACTAAAATCGATTTTAGTTTGCAGAACCGGAAGGGTGGACATTGTCCACCCTTTTTGGTATTATGAGATGGGATATCAGAAGTTACTATGATGGATTCTTAGGTGTTTATCAACCGAAACCATTTGACAGCTACAAGTTGCAATACTACACTTTGTTTATGTATCCGCTAAGAAAGCTCGGAAGGGGGAGCGCGTGCCACGATGGTTGAATAGACTTGGCAGTGTTCTGTTCCGATTCTGTTTACTCCTGATGGCAGTCTGGGCGATGCTGGCTTTACTGTATTCCGATCTGCCGGGAGTTGAGAAAGCAGCTTGTGTTGCAATTTTTGGAGTTATGAGCTTATTCGCGTTCGTGGGTAAGTACAGCGATTATCGCACACGATTGGGCTTTATCGTTTTGTTTTCGATTGTGTTCGGTTGGTGGTTGCTGTTGCGACCGTCCAACCACCGAAATTGGCAGCGGGATGTAGCAATACTTCCATCAGCGGAAGTGAACGGCAGAATTATCACCATACATAACATTCGAAATTGCGATTATCGAACTGAAACTGATTACACCACTCATTACTACGATAAGACTTTCGATGTAACCAACATTCAATCGCTTGACCTCTTCTTGATCTACTGGGGTTCTCCCTATATCGCTCACTCGATCCTAAGTTTTAATTTTAACGAAGAAAATCCTATTAGTATCTCAATCGAGACCCGCAAAGAGGTTGGAGAAGAGTATTCAACCGTGAAGGGTTTTTTTCGGCAGTATGAGTCGATTTATGTTGTCGCCGACGAGCGTGACCTTATTGGATTGCGGACGAATTACCGTGGTGAACAAGTATATTTGTATCGTCTAAATGCCACCCCCGACTTTATCCAAAAGGTCTTCCTCGATTTTGTTGCAACCATAAATTCTTTGAATGTGTCGCCAGCATGGTACAATGCATTAACCGGAAATTGTACTACCGGAATCCGCAGTCACATTGTCCGATATAACGAGGACTCATTTTTCGATTGGCGAGTGGTTGTGAACGGTTTTGCCGATGAGATGCTGTATGAGCGAAAACGGATCGATACCAGTATGCCGTTCCCGGAACTGAAAAAGATAAGTCTGATCAATGAACGGGCAAAGGGGATAGATAAATCTCCGGACTTCTCCCGAATGATTCGAGTAGGATTACCGAACATGAAGCAAGACACAACAATCCAGTAGGGTTACAACTGTTCTTGATCGCAGTAGTAAGTATAGAACCCAGACAACAAAAAGTATCGATTGCTATCCATCTACTTTGCTGTCGTATGCAAATTTTGCTACAATGGAACAATTCGTACCGATTAATCAGCAGATTTCGCGGGGTTTGTTTCTTTTCACAGGGGGGTATCAAATGGAGTTGGGAAATTTTTCGATCAGCTTAGCGGTAACGGATATCGCAGCATCCAAGCGGTTCTACGAAAAGTTCGGTTTTGTCGAGTTCGCCGGTGACATAACACAGAAATGGCTGATCATGAAGAACGGCGATCATGTGATTGGGCTCTTTCAAGGGATGTTTGAGAAGAATACTCTCACCTTCAATCCCGGTTGGGATGTCAATGCGCAAAAGCTTGCATCCTTCACTGACATCCGTGAATTGCAACGCCAGTTGAAAGCGCAGGGAATACAATTCATGCAGGAAGCGGATGAAAGTACCACCGGTCCTGCCAGTTTCGTAGTTAACGATCCCGATGGAAACCCAATCTTGTTCGACCAGCATGTTTAAGGGAAGCTCGCTTCATCGATTTGGTAGGCATGACATTCTTTTTTTGGGGGGGTACAGACAGGTCTCCCGACCTGTAAATTTTCGTTGGGGAATCGATGGTAGTGGTTACGGGTTTCCAGACCCGTTGGTAGGGGCGCATTTTGTTTACATCGTAGGGGCGAATTGCAATTCGCCCTTTTGTTTGGAGTTGGTGGTTACGGGTTTCCAAACCCGTT is a genomic window of bacterium containing:
- a CDS encoding RNA-binding protein, with product MVNIYVGNLGYDVTESDLRSMFEAHGKVDRASLVMDRMTNRSKGFGFIEMPNDKEGRAAINSLNDTESQGRKMVVNEAKPKEDRPARRDRY
- a CDS encoding MFS transporter, with amino-acid sequence MTDDTTSNTRKVLHNPSFLRLWLGRIGISFAYQMEGVAVGWQMYALTDSTFYLGLVGLAQFLPMVALTLVVGQVVDRFDRRRILQVCTLIEAGCVGALALGSYQGWLTAHWLLLIVALIGASHAFEGPSLQSLLPSIIPRELFPTAAAISTSAMQTSSIIGPAIGGFLYTINASVVYTVSAGCFLFASIMVLRIRYDRSSTIKEPVNRKSIFAGLHFIWSKPLVLGAISLDLFAVLLGGATALLPVFAKDILHTGPMGLGLLRSAPAIGALITSIYLARHPIQHHVGKVMFNAVFVFGLATILFGVSTSFYLSLFALLVLGGSDIISVVIRHTLVQLGTPDEMRGRVSAVNSLFIGTSNQLGEFESGLTASLFGVVPAVVLGGLGTIAVVFVWMKLFPTLKNADTIT
- a CDS encoding DUF4105 domain-containing protein, whose protein sequence is MPRWLNRLGSVLFRFCLLLMAVWAMLALLYSDLPGVEKAACVAIFGVMSLFAFVGKYSDYRTRLGFIVLFSIVFGWWLLLRPSNHRNWQRDVAILPSAEVNGRIITIHNIRNCDYRTETDYTTHYYDKTFDVTNIQSLDLFLIYWGSPYIAHSILSFNFNEENPISISIETRKEVGEEYSTVKGFFRQYESIYVVADERDLIGLRTNYRGEQVYLYRLNATPDFIQKVFLDFVATINSLNVSPAWYNALTGNCTTGIRSHIVRYNEDSFFDWRVVVNGFADEMLYERKRIDTSMPFPELKKISLINERAKGIDKSPDFSRMIRVGLPNMKQDTTIQ
- a CDS encoding VOC family protein is translated as MELGNFSISLAVTDIAASKRFYEKFGFVEFAGDITQKWLIMKNGDHVIGLFQGMFEKNTLTFNPGWDVNAQKLASFTDIRELQRQLKAQGIQFMQEADESTTGPASFVVNDPDGNPILFDQHV